A stretch of Microbulbifer sp. SAOS-129_SWC DNA encodes these proteins:
- a CDS encoding L,D-transpeptidase family protein has protein sequence MQNQASIQRKPSLLKKCLAAGALLLAGTTMLAPVADARDYPNPYNNPYTNRSNNSYYNLNSNAVPPYARDRSMYDGSAWWRRDVVGGASYIKIDLSEQRAYFYKGGRLAGVSPVSTGMAGHRTPTGNFRISEKEINHESTLYGHYVDRRGYVLRSNVDVRRDRRPPGAVFRGASMDFMMRVNGAVTMHAGRVPGYPASHGCIRLPWHMAKIFFANARVGTKVSVVP, from the coding sequence ATGCAAAACCAAGCTTCAATACAGAGGAAACCTTCGCTGCTGAAAAAGTGTCTCGCCGCAGGCGCGCTGCTGCTTGCCGGCACCACAATGCTGGCACCGGTGGCCGATGCGCGGGACTATCCCAACCCCTATAACAATCCATACACCAACCGCTCCAACAACTCCTACTACAACCTCAACTCCAACGCAGTGCCGCCTTACGCCCGCGACCGCTCCATGTACGATGGTTCGGCCTGGTGGCGCCGCGACGTCGTCGGCGGCGCCTCGTATATCAAAATCGACCTGAGTGAACAGAGGGCGTATTTTTACAAGGGTGGCCGCCTGGCCGGGGTTTCACCGGTGTCCACGGGTATGGCCGGCCATCGCACCCCCACCGGTAACTTCCGTATCTCCGAGAAGGAGATCAACCACGAGTCCACGCTGTACGGCCACTATGTGGATCGTCGCGGTTACGTGCTGAGAAGCAATGTGGATGTGCGTCGCGATCGCAGACCGCCCGGTGCTGTTTTTCGCGGTGCGTCGATGGACTTTATGATGCGGGTCAACGGCGCGGTGACCATGCACGCGGGTCGCGTGCCCGGCTACCCGGCCTCGCACGGCTGTATCCGCCTGCCCTGGCATATGGCGAAAATATTCTTCGCCAACGCAAGGGTCGGCACCAAGGTATCGGTCGTGCCGTGA